The Bicyclus anynana chromosome 4, ilBicAnyn1.1, whole genome shotgun sequence genome window below encodes:
- the LOC128198064 gene encoding uncharacterized protein LOC128198064, producing the protein MARTTATNSSVLGSFSGTTATTASTATSNVIGVGKPTNGNKRPPIIIYPTVTPESIVVPIVSCIFGFPLLALTVICCLRRRAKLARERARRRNCELDRGELSVVRLSPMKNRPRAVSLIRSPRPPPNLELDTVLEERSDPEQTTMSQVEITPDREVGTILFSGMGAVGSFAVSAATCARDS; encoded by the exons ATGGCCCGTACGACGGCAACCAACTCTTCCGTCCTCGGCAGCTTCAGTGGCACCACTGCCACTACCGCCAGCACCGCCACCAGCAATGTGATCGGCGTCGGCAAACCCACCAACGGCAACAAGCGACCACCTATCATTATTTATCCAACAG TGACGCCCGAGTCGATAGTGGTGCCAATTGTGTCCTGTATATTTGGCTTTCCATTGTTGGCGCTAACAGTTATATGCTGTTTGCGAAGAAGAGCAAAATTAGCCag GGAGAGAGCACGCAGACGTAACTGCGAGCTGGACCGCGGCGAACTGTCGGTGGTGAGGCTATCCCCAATGAAGAACCGGCCTCGCGCAGTCAGCCTCATCAGGTCGCCTCGACCCCCGCCTAATCTGGAACTGGACACTGTGCTGGAAGAACGATCCGACCCCGAACAAACCACAATGTCacaa GTTGAAATCACACCAGACAGAGAAGTGGGGACTATTCTGTTCAGCGGGATGGGAGCAGTGGGCAGCTTTGCAGTGTCCGCGGCGACCTGCGCTCGCGACAGCTAG